The region CAGTTCATCTAAAAGCCTTATTTCTACTATATCCTTAATAGGAATTTTAGTTTCGCCAAACCAGCTTATATTTATGCTTCCGTTACTTACGACATATTTAATGTCAATGCCTTTGTTTGCTAAAACCAAAAATATTACAGTTACAATGCCAAGGATAACCAAGCTAAGCTTACCGGTTCTATTTTTCTTCTTCATGTTATCCTCCCGAAAATAAAAATCATTTCAAGCCTTTTAAATATTTTATATCCCGCCTGCATATTCCCGATGCCCATACCAACCCGGCTTTTTCATACAATGGTATAAGCATTTCAAGAATTTTTATCTTCAGTTTATAATCTCCTGTCAAAACCAGTACGTTGTTTAATTCCTTTATGGAATCCATATAGTTTCCGTCCCTTATATATTTTTCAACCAGTACAAATCTGAAGGAAGAATCATAAGGCCTTTGCTGCCTTATGAAATCCATAAAAGGTGATTTTTTTTGTTCTTCCGATAGCAAAGACTCATTTTCAAGAATGATATTGAATATCTCTTCTAAAACGCTCTTTGGTATACCGGCATCATCTTCGTCCCAGTAGCTGTAGCCCGAAGCCGCAACGGGGGTTTGTGCCGCCTTGAACAATAGATTTATCCCTTCTTTTTTATCTTTATTTAAAAGATATTTTCCCATTATATAGTAGGGAGCTGTATAGTTAGGAGAAAAATACATAGCTCTGTTTAGATATTTTTCACCTGCAATATTGCCCACCTCTAAAATTTTACGGGCTCTCATGCACAAAAGCTGCACAGCATAAGGATCCCTTTTTATTATAAGCTCGTTTAAATCTTCTTCGTTTTTTGCCTTTTCTATTGCCGATATATCAAAATCCATAAGAGATGATACGCTGTTTATCTTTTCTATACACTCCTCGTATTCTTCTCTGGTGCCTTCGGCCATATATTCTTGGGGATACAGCAATGCCTTGTATTCCTGTATAACGCAATTATATATAAAATTATCAAAAGTCGAGTTAAGAATTACATAATTATAGGTCTCGTGAAGCCACAGCGCTATATAGTATTCATCGGGGTTTTCGCCGTATTTCAAAAAGCAAAAGCAGTCCCCGTTGCCAAGACCTCCGAAGGGAAACAAGCCTACTTCCATCGCCCCTCCCAATCTGAGATTATTATCTATAAAATCCGACGTGGGAAAGAATTCGCAGTTTCCTACGGCATATCCATCGCCCAGTTCAGTAACAAGCAGCCTGTATGAATCAGGAAGTTGAAAATTATATTTGCGTTCAAACTTTTCAAATCTGTATCTCATGGCGTCATATCTCCTTTATACAAGCAAGGACGGTGTAATAAAAGTCATAATAACATTTTAACATATATATGGCCCTCATAAAAGAAATTACAAATAATTTACACTTATCATGCATGAAATCAATTAAGAAGCTCTGACTTTACATCTATTATACTCATTCTATCCAATACA is a window of Oxobacter pfennigii DNA encoding:
- a CDS encoding PH domain-containing protein; amino-acid sequence: MKKKNRTGKLSLVILGIVTVIFLVLANKGIDIKYVVSNGSINISWFGETKIPIKDIVEIRLLDELPQMEKVKGVEFFNLRQGTFFIEGIGKVKVYSPDIRKKMVLIKTPVMTYGVTPENAKEFISYIDMN
- a CDS encoding SMI1/KNR4 family protein, whose amino-acid sequence is MRYRFEKFERKYNFQLPDSYRLLVTELGDGYAVGNCEFFPTSDFIDNNLRLGGAMEVGLFPFGGLGNGDCFCFLKYGENPDEYYIALWLHETYNYVILNSTFDNFIYNCVIQEYKALLYPQEYMAEGTREEYEECIEKINSVSSLMDFDISAIEKAKNEEDLNELIIKRDPYAVQLLCMRARKILEVGNIAGEKYLNRAMYFSPNYTAPYYIMGKYLLNKDKKEGINLLFKAAQTPVAASGYSYWDEDDAGIPKSVLEEIFNIILENESLLSEEQKKSPFMDFIRQQRPYDSSFRFVLVEKYIRDGNYMDSIKELNNVLVLTGDYKLKIKILEMLIPLYEKAGLVWASGICRRDIKYLKGLK